In Calliopsis andreniformis isolate RMS-2024a chromosome 8, iyCalAndr_principal, whole genome shotgun sequence, one DNA window encodes the following:
- the LOC143182315 gene encoding cytochrome c oxidase subunit 7A2-like, mitochondrial, translating to MSFHEFNPFSGRLRRSTQSQSLSPVLPRPLQSAEVPVMIYDTIKTKPVGAKSTQGNYSTLSPKMAELYKKYQADLSKPSYLLAGKRDKIMYAITIALTVATTLANSYYLFSRTK from the exons ATGTCGTTTCACGAATTCAATCCATTTTCTGGACGTTTAAGACGATCCACGCAGAGTCAATCTCTTTCTCCAGTA TTACCTCGTCCATTGCAAAGTGCAGAAGTACCAGTCATGATTTATGATACAATCAAAACTAAACCAGTAGGTGCGAAATCTACTCAAGGAAACTATTCTACATTAAGTCCAAAAATGGCAGAACTATACAAAAAATACCAG GCTGATTTGTCAAAACCCTCATATTTATTGGCTGGCAAAAGGGATAAAATCATGtatgcaataaccatagcacttACTGTAGCAACTACTCTTGCGAATTCATACTATCTTTTTTCACGTACTAAGTAA